In Carassius auratus strain Wakin chromosome 20, ASM336829v1, whole genome shotgun sequence, the genomic stretch GTCACAAGATAAGGAAGTGGAGGAAGCCAGAAGTATGATTGATCAGGTAAcaaaccatttttttctttttcttaagaaAAGTTACTGTATACCACTGGTGTATACCAGAGTCAAAATCCGGAGTAGTCATTGACTGACTTTAAAGTGCccttattatggatttttgaaaatttccatgcagtgtgtaacacagctgtAAGTGActaaaaacatcctgcaaagttttaaatctgaaagtgaacCATGTATAAATGTATTGTCTCTCAAAGAAAGAGTCGACTTTGAATCTTTGAAAGGAGTAATTCTTAAAAACAAATCCCAAGCTGTTTCATGTTGATGTCaccatgaaacattagcatattacctgcccatgtgtttttcttttcgtTTCCCTGGTAACGCTGTAAACATAGCAGTACTgcactcacaaacactgctttatcaggtaTTACAGGTAACATAAATGAGACCAATCTGACCAATCACCCTGCGGTGAGAGACCAATCTGACCAATCAGTCATGCAAAAGAGGGGTTttgggactcccaaaaccaaaatatgaacctttcattaccaataataggggcactttaacaaTGATGAAGCAGGTGTAATTTGTTAATGTTAAACTACTTTCTCCTATCCCAGTTTACTACAGAGATATCATAAGTAAGCAAAGTTGAGGTGGGATAAACGTCTCAGTTACGTATGTAAACTTGGTATCCTGaatagggaatgagatgctgcaaTGAAGTCATCGCTAttggaacacctccggtgtgacgaatatCTGAAGCCCTTATACCATCACGTCAAATCATTGGCCAGATACTGCTTAGCACTGCCTTTTGTGTTCATCATTTACGCTACGCTATGCGCTATTTCATCAGATTTTCACATGATGAAGGAAGTGCTATTGGAGGTACAGAATGGCCAGCAtcgcagcatctcattccctattcaggtaaccaaggttacatacataacctagaCATTTCCTTTAATAGGAAACTTAATAACTTCAATGCTGCAATGACTTCATTGCTATGGGAACGCTACACCATAACGCCTTGGCGTACCTCGGATAACTGGAAGACCAGGGAAAGTGTCTGCTCAAGCAGCACAGACATCCATCGCAGACCCCTTAAAGAAAGCATGAGAAGAAGCTACTGCTCTTGGAGAATGAGCATGCACCGCTAAAGGCTAAGGCAAGCCATGCACCTCATAGGCCAGATAGATCCAATGTGACCTTCTCTGTTTGGTGAAAGAAGATCCCCTATTTTTAccacaaaaacatacaaacaattgGTCTGATCCACGCCACTGGGCTGTGCGGTTAACATAGACCTTCAGTGCCCTCACCGGGCAAGGACCTCGAAGACCACCTGCTTTAAGCGAATCAGAGTCGAAGCAACCTTAGGAACATAATCTGGCCTGGGTCACAGCAAGACTTTAACCAGTCCACAAAGTCTACACACAAAGGGCTGATGGTAAGATCCTGCACGTCCCTACTCTCTTCAGGAAGGATAATGCCACCAGAAGAACCGTCTTAAGTGTCAACAGTTTCTCTGACAAAGTCTACAAACGAAACGTAGAAAAGGCTTAGGCCCCTTCCACACGGAGACgcatttctgtgaatacgcacaaattttttattgaatatgcgtttcgtccacacggatctgacgttttcataaggtgaaaccgctattttttgaaaccgggtcccagagtggataaatttgaaaaccccgtctttgcgttttcgtctggacggctaatccgtatattttctgaaacaatgacgtcatcagcccacgtctcccccctagtcagacacctctacgtcacataacagcaacaaaaacatgaacaaacactgaacgattgtctttttattaactaacattaacactgattaataaatgtattgttccatgttcgtttgtgtaccacgcgcaaggtttatgagcatagtccaagtcttcttctctgtttttagtgtatctctgtggcagaattacagtgccacatactggtctggcatgtatactacatcattatgcggtttcgtgtggacgcggatatttcttgagacgaggaaaaaaaagataggATTGgagtaagctccgtctccgtgtggacggggccttagagTGCAATACCTTTAGCCAAATACTATTGCAGTGTTGACAATCAGATAGACCATTAAGCGCCACCTGAGCATATTGAAAGCCCAAACATAGTACGCACCTGTCGTGAGTGTCAGCTCCTGTGATTAACCTCTCACATGGCTTAATATATCTTCTGTAGCACATTGTGTCCACTGAAGAGGAGTAAACTTCTCTTGATCAAAAATAGCTGAGAACATGATGAAAAGTACACTTTCCTACAGGCAACAGATGATCTGCTTCCTGAAGGAAATGAAACCTGATGAAATTGCAAGCAGCAGACTGATATAACATACGTGATGTATGCAAAGGGTGGTGCTAAGCACTATTTGAGCAATGAATTGACATCATGGTAaaagggcttcagacattcgtcataTCGGAGATGTTCCCATAGCGATGAAATCATTGCAGTATTGAAGTGAACCTACAGTATGAAAGGGAACTGTGGCTCTGTGGCACTTTCAAAGCATTGTGCTGTTTGTTCGAGTGGTCCGAAATGTCAACTTCTGTTTCAACTGCTGGTGTGACTTTGGGTTGGCACCACCTGTTCAGACATGACTCTTtggtctgaacaatggaagacagtgGTATTTGAGAAACATGGTAAattatatttgttcatatttcacaGGTGTTTGGTGTTTTAGATGCACCAGAATACAGTGGTCAGACACTTGGGGTTTATAGGCCTGCGATTGATGGTGGTAAAGATGAGCAACTATTCTTGAGTCATAGCCATGGTATGGCAGCTGATGTAATGTCAACTTCATCACAGGGCTATGGTGGGGACCAAGTCATCTCACTGCAGGTATTGCAATTACATATAGCTCAGACAGCACTGCCCTCCTTTATTATTGAAATACTGTGTCCGACTGTGTTTGTAAATAGTGAACAATTGATGAGTAATTATGATTGTTAGGTGTTACTCTTTTTGACTTAGGCACATCCCGAGGTAGGAGGGCCTAAATGGGTCTCACGCTGGGCCAGCCTAGCAGACACTTACAGTGATCCTGGGGCTACTCAAGGATCTATGGGAATTCCATCCCAAAGTGGACCTGCAGACAGAGGTACAGTCATTAAAAACCACTAGTGGTGTTTGAGTTGGTGTTTCAATACATGTATAGGCCAGCaaattcctaattattttcaCTCTTACAATGTTTAAGATGACAGTGTGACATCAACGATTAGTCAAAGCTTGGATTTCTTGGAGTCAGAGGGCAGTCAAGGTTCCAGAACCAGGCGACTACTTCCTCAGGTTCCACCTGGAGAAAAACTGGAGAACACCACCCCCAGTATCTTGATTCGGCATGAATCAAACATAGACCATGAGCCACCAGAGAAAGGTTCCCGAGCACCACAGCAGCAGGACTGCACTCAGAGGCTACGTGTCCAAGAAGATGTGGACCCAGACAGTCTGAGTGACACTAGCCGTTCAGACGACAGCTCTATCCTTGATAGGAGTGGAAGGAGCCAAGTAAAGAGAGGAACTACATTACATTCACCTTCTGAAAACGTTAACCATTCCAGAGGATTAAGAGAGTTGCCAACACCCACTCCTAAACCCACCTCATTTTATATTGGCTCTGAGGATGGTTCTTGCAAGTCAGATGTGTCCAAAAGACCAGTTCTTTCACAGCCAGAGAGAGACTCCTCTCCCAAGATACCTCCAACAACTGTCTTGATACGACATTTGAGTGGCCATGAGTCCAGGCGTCCAGTGAAGCCTAACTCATCAGCCCCAAATCTTCAGACGCATAACAGGGATGTGGTGCCCACCAAAGAGACATCAATGTCATTTGTTCGACAGGAGAGTTTTACCAAAGATAGGCCAAGTGATAACATTCAAGTCAAGAAACTGCCTCATATCTCTAGTCATCCTGCTTTGAGAAGCCTCGATACTGAGGAAGCTGTTCGAGATACATTTCCCTATCCTAAGGAAGCAGAGAAATCATCACCAGAAGAAAAGTTATCTGAATCTAGTCAGCAATCAAAAAAAGGAAGCTGTCCTGCACAAGAGGACTCCCTTTCAGGTGATTCAGATGTTGATACTGCCAGTACCGTAAGCATGGTCAGCAATAAAAATGCTCCTGTCAGTGCAAATAAGAAGCACACATCTGCAGGTTATAAGCGTAAAGAAAAGTCATCTTCTGGTTTACAAGACAAAGCACGACCACCTACAGCTCGTGAACGACTATCCGAAAAACGTAGAAATCATGCCCCTGCTGATAATACCAGTAAAGCTGAACTAAGTCGTCCACTACAGCTCCGTCGAAGTGCTGGTAACCGTGGTTCTTTAGACCTTTCAGATAATCAGCATGCTCAACAGCTGTGGCATGAAGCTGCGGCTTCTGACCATGAGTCAAGTTCACGACCCAACAGCCGCAAAAAACTCACTGCACCCCTGCAGAAGGAGGACCCTAATAAGATGACCAAAGGAAGCCAGCAGGTGCTGACAAGGTCCAATAGCCTTTCAGCCCCAAGACCAACCCGTGCCTCCATGCTCCGCAGAGCTCGACTAGGTGAGGCCTCCGACAATGAGGGTGTGGAGACAGACCGTGCATCTCAGAGCTCCGACCATAGTAAGACTCCTGCTGAGGGAAAGAAGCTGTCGAGACTTGACATTCTTGCCATGCCTCGGAAACGCACAAGGTCATTCACTGTTCCAAGTGACAATGAGTCAACCTCAAGCAAGCATGGCATTTCTAACCGTCCTACAGAAGCAAATAGCAGTGTGAGGAAAGGGGCTTCAAGTGAGGTGAGGCAGGCTTCCAGCAAAGGGGCCGCATCATCAGGGAAACACTCCACGACTCGTACACGTTCTAACCAAGTTAAACACAGTAGCACAACTGGTGAGTATCTTAAATCTCAGAGATGTTCTCTAGCTACAGTTCCTCTAGACAAGATCACTAGAActgaataaaattacatttttcgaTATCCCTGACAATATTgtaatttgttgttttgtttaaaaaaaatgtttgtttgtaatttgAGGTTCCCACTGTAGACAAAAGGATTCAGATAATTCCTCTACCTCAGAGGAGGAGTTTGAAACCAATTCCAAACATAAACGCTCTCACGCCTCAGCTTCAACTCAGACACAGACACCACAGAAGGCCATTCAAATGAGGCTAAAATCTTTGGAAACGGAAGAGGATGAAACTCAGAACGAACACTTCCAGAACTGGTCTACTCATAGTGCAGAAATCGCCAGGTTATTGaacttttgttgttattgtggtGTGGTATGCTAATGGATTAGCTAATTTGTgagttattaattttttattttttcattttacatatatACTTACTTGCTTTAGGCTGAGTCAAGATCTGGCCAAAGATCTGGCCATCCTCGCACGTGAAATCCATGATGTTGCAGGGGATGGTGACTCCCAGACATCGTCAGGCATGGGAGCTGCCACTTCCCCTGGCTCCATGCCTAATACTCCAGCATCCACTATCTCGACCCGAGAGGAGGTGCACCTAAAGTTTGCTTGCTTGGTTAAATTACATCTCATCATATACATTGACCCAttccattactttttaatataaaacagaaCATGCAGCAAATCTTTATATTTTCCTTATTagcacaaagaagaaaaaaatttgattttagaATTTAGATTAGATTAATTGTAGATTAAATTTAGGTAAGCAAGCCTGTTTGGTTTGGAGTCTTAGATTGCTATACCATGAAACACTTCATGACAATTATATTCTGTCCCAAAAAGGACTAAGACTAAGGTAAAATTTTTGTTTAATCTTGCAtacattttgttgtatattttctCTTTTGTGCAGAGACCATATGCATCATTACAGAGGTTCCTGTTACCTCAGGTGCTGAATTCATCACTCATTATTACCAAGTGGTGTCCAAAATTAATTACTTTCTCTGTGAGCCAGTATTGATGTACTAACAACTGTCCAACGTCCAGCTTTGAAACCTGTTGTTTATACCTTTTTTATGCATGAGGGAATCCCCCAATGCATGGAAACTCACTTCCTAATTCACTCCTAAAGCTGTGTGTTCACAAAACGGGTTATGttcacattaaatttttttttccaaatgtatcTTGAAGAATCTAGGATCAAAGTTGCTGTGACTGTGAACATAGAACCCTTTTCTATTCACCATTGAATTAGCATGACCACACAGATATCTTCCCAGAGATTTACTCCTGGAAGCCTCCATTGTAATCTGAGCTCAGAGATATTTGTCTCTTAACATCAAATTTAACCTGCCATTGTCATGTCCACGTGTTCTTACTGGTGCTTTCCCATCCCTGATTAATCTGCAGCTGGTACAGCATATACCCGAGGCAAGTCTGAACTATCAAAAGGTTCCTCCAGGCTCAACTAGTCCAATAGACCAGGACTCAAATATGAACGACCATGACAGTTCCAGACGGCGTCCCTGGAACCGTGAAGAGGTCAAATTTGGTCAAATACTTTGCTCATTACACTAATAAACTAATCCATTAGTTATTTACTCAGGGTGTAATAGCCTGCATAGCCAATGGCAGTGCCTCTCAGTAACTGAATAGGAAAAAATGCAATTACATAATTTCTAATTtgaatctttcattttgttttattttttaatcacaggTAATTTTGGACAATCTTATGTTAAACCCAGTGTCCCAGCTCTCCCAGGCTATCAGAGAGAACACGGAGCAACTAGCAGAGAAAATGAAGTATGAAGAAagaatttcattattaaaaacaaactttggGTGGGACATCTTGAAGGGAttgttctttcttcttcttcttcttcttcttcttcttcttcttcttcttcttcttcttcttcttcttcttcttctaaaaGTTATTAAGCTGTATTTATCATGTTTACAAGCTTCTTGCAAGCTGTTACCAGGGGAGATGGGAGAGAATGGAGTCTCATCCTAGAGAATATAATGAAATTTGTGTAGTCCAGGATAAGTCATCAGTATTTTGTCCATTTTCCAACATTAGagactatatattttaaatgtgtatctGCTAAAGGTAAATTTTACTTTAACATATACTGAGACTGTCAAAGCACACAATTCCTTTTGAATACTGTCCAGGGGTCTCATTTCTAAAATGTTGCACAGAGACCATCTTAAATTTGATCTTACTATCATTTCTCAAATATACGTATGCATGATTCTTAGAATGAACATattcacagaaaacacacatacagtatgcatctcTTTCAGATGTGAAATCTATAGATTTCACATCTGAAAgagatgcatactgtatgtgtcTCTGGAAACTGCCATATTAATTTGCAAATGATTTTGAACTTGCGCATAAATTAATGGTTTCAGCTCTCTGCCTTGTAAATGACTCCTAATTAGTCATTAACAAAAGATTGCAGTCATCATccaaattatttcattttgaacaGCAAGCTGCAATAACATTTATTGCTTACATTTCCAAAAGCCTGCAGTGCTCCGTTTAGATAAAGTGATGTGATGCGAAGCATTTTTCCACATCAAAGAAAGTTTTATAAAAATGAGTGTTGGCATGGATTTaagcatactgtacacacactctAAGAACTAATCTGGGAATATGTAcactttataaatgaggccccaggtgtctgtttttgtctctttggttatatatattattatgtctGAATATTATGTCTGTTTTAGAGCTCTGTTTCATAACAAGACAGAGGTCTGGGATGAAATAGAGGCaaaaatcaatgttgaaaatgaggTTCCCATCCTTAAGACATCTAATAAGGTACAGTAGTTTCAATGTAATTTCCAAAGACCAAACATTAATTTCAGAgatgtttctttattttgtaataatttttcctCACTTCGCAAACAGGAAATCTCATCTATTCTCCAAGAACTGCGAAGAGTCCAGAGACAACTTGAAGGTGAGTTTATTAgcattagatatttttatttaactttgacCATGTACTATACACTCTGGTCCTTCCCTACAGTATATCCATTGGTGTTTTATCTTTGTCATACCACAGTGATCAACACTATTGTTGAACCTGGAGGAATCCTCAAGATTCAGCCAATGGCACCTGCTCCTGGGGGAAAGACCAAATCTGCTTCCAAGGAGTTTACAAGCCCCACTTCTGCTAATGCCAATGCAAGTACAAAGCGAGGTCCCAGGGGGCCCGAGGGAGGTCGATATGTAATATAAGGTTACCTTCTACAAGGGTGTAGCCATTAGcttgctttgcaaaaaaaaaaaaactaaaaaaaaacaccatcatgTCAATCATGTACTGCACATCTCTTTGGAAACTGCCATATTCGTggcacatttgtaaaagtattgtGAGACTATTAGTGGTGCAAATATGCGCATATGCTTTCTCAAAGACTGTGGACACACTTCACAAGCTAAAGCAGGTGTAAACATTGTTCTTTTCAACAGCTGTAATCTGTGGCTTGTTTGAATGATTGTCTGTATGCCAAGTTGTCTTTCATGATTGAGTGAGCGAGTGGGTGTGTCACTGTATTCCTGTACCAGGTCTGTTGCTGACGCATTGATTGAAAACTATGAGAAAACCATGTAGCATTCAATCTGTGTTCACTGTCAATCATGCAGTGCACTTGGCTGCTACAAATCTTCAGCATGAAAAAAAATGGGTGAATACACAATACTAAATAAGTGCTTGCCTATAACAGGGGTATTGCTATTAGCTTGCtttgcagaaaaagaaaaaaaaggattaatgagctgttttaaatataatgctATCAAAGATAAGAATCAAATACTGGTGCTTCTAGGAATATGGCTACTGTTGATTTCCCAGACATAGCAAGTTCAAATGTTGTTAAAATGTAAGCAACTTTTGGCATAGATTgcttctttttgtatttttgttttgcaactACAACACACACGTCTGGGGTGTCaggtgtttgtttatgtgtgtaagCGAGTGCTAGGTTATGTAGAATCATGTGTGATGCTGTGAAGTATTGTTTCTGTGTGTTACAGGTGAAAACTTGAAAAACGGGTTACCTTCACCCTGACCCTATATATTATGCTTTTATGATTGTATGCaacaaaatgattgttttttttattattatttagaatgacATAAAACTATGATTGGAGCAATCAAAAAGTAGCTGGATGTAACAGGCTATCGCCCTCATGTTTGCATTAGCCACGTATTCTTTAAATGTCATATTCtctatgtatttgtgtttttgaatgttttaaaagcatcaaaatgattttaatatacCTTTTAAAAGAGAATGAAATCCAAAACGATAATGTCACAAAAATTGCACATATATAAGTAGGGTAAGACAGGGTAAGATATCCCTTGAGATACCACATGATTTTTCTTTTGACTATAGATACCACAAAACGTCATCTCAACACAATTGATAAAGGTCTATGCTCTTTTTAAAATTAGACTACCTGAAATTATATCTTTGGGATAAGATGCCCTCTCCCACAATTGGCCTCAAGCaagttgtttttaatttaataaatggatacatttaatttaataatgataatttgttttatgaattCAATGAACACTTCAGTTATCTTCActattcattaaaacattttggcTGAGTGAAATCAATCAGTTTATATAGTGTTGCTGTAATGACATATCttcaattaaaatataggcaACAAAATATGTAACTATTCATATGCTGTATAATGTAGTAAATGCATATTGTTCTTAAGGGTGGCATCTTACCTAAATTATTTTATCTTGAGACTGCCCAATATAGATTTGTGACATCCAGTACCTTCTGATGACAACAATGTTAATGTGCAGTGAAGCATACAAACTACATACAAGAACAGCTTTCTGTCCACCAGGGTCCCATCAACACATTCAGTTATTTAGTAAACAACATGATTGTACTTGTTTTGTGTCCATAATTGTGATCTTccattacagaattttttttttttttttaccatttaatgtTAAAAAGGTTGAGGTAATGTGAAAAACTGATTGTATACAGCTTTAGATTTATGGTTTTGCAGCTCACTATCAAACAGTTTGCTTAAGTTTTGGCTGTGTGTTATGGATGGTTTGATGTATGTATCAAATGCAAATGTATAAGATaattattttggaattattgCATGTGTGCCATATTTAATGTAGGTGAGACAGAGCTAGGACTTGTGTACATCTGCGTGTGTGTTCACTTATAGAGCAGTACTGCAGTCAGTTGATGAACATTTATAAAGCCTAGTAACTGCACACATGGTGCAATTGTATGTTTTGTGCTGGACTACTTGCGCTCTtcttatgtatttctaaatttaCTCTGTAATTTTCTTTGTCACCCACAATACAAGACCTGTAAATACATTGCCAGCAGTGAATATTTCATTTGTATgcggtgttttatttatgttggatattaatatgaaaacacagaTTTAATTACTTTGGTTAAATTAATCTTAATGGCTTTTCCCTGTGGCAACTGCAATTATCTTGTGATGACAGTGAAAAGCACATTTTTCTCAAAGTGTGACTCTTGTACCGTAAGCCCTTTTCAGAAATAATCTTAGACCAAGCATGCAACATTTCATAAATGAGGCCCCTGGACACCTGTGAAGACCCTGTTCTACAGTTAATGGCTAGGATGATGTATACGTTCTTTCTTTAatactacaaatataaatattaaaaaataatagaaagaatgtattttaatcaaatagtgCTACTTATATATCTTTACCAGAACCCATCTGTTTTGTCCAGTATACAAATGTTTTTCAAGATTCCCAAAATcagttaataaaactgttaacagtTCTGTATTAAATTGTATTCTAACAGAAGGATGACAGATACATAAAATGAGTCATAAATATTGCTGGAGTGACTATATAtgatttgaattaagataaaacaACTCTTTGATTTTGAGGCCTAAAGACTAAAGTCATTTACATGGGACATGACATAAAAATGTTCAAGTCTGCAAGTTGAAttttctttggttttattatGGAGAGAATTTTCACTTTTACAAGTATTTAATGATGCATCTGTAATAAGTCAGACAGATATGGAGATTTATAGAATCTTAATaaataacagacacacacagtgaCCACACATTGATCTGTTATCACAGACTGCTAAACCAACAGTGCTTCAGGTGCTAAAACATGTAGGGTTAATATTTGTCTTGTAATTGTGACATTCCTCAAAACCTGATGTTAAAAATCTGATTTGTTGTGAAGATGACAACAAATCTTAAAATAAGCTTAAGTAACATCATTGGtgcaagctttaaaaaaaagaagaacaaagaaaaagaaaaaacaacattcaGATCTAGTCTCCTGGACAAAACGGGTCTATGCCTAAATCCATTAGTCAAAGACTAGGTTTAGATAAAAAGGGGGGAGCAACTTCTGTTCCGTGCACGACATTTACTaaagaaaactttaaaaagtctttcagttaaaagtaaaataaaacaaataaaaccttgTTTTCAAATGGTCTGTT encodes the following:
- the cep170bb gene encoding centrosomal protein of 170 kDa protein B isoform X3, yielding MSVTSWFLVSSSGTRHRLPREMIFVGREDCELMLQSRSVDKQHAVINYNPATDEHLVKDLGSLNGTFVNDLRIPDQTYITLKLSDIVRFGYDSHVYILERSQHKVPEEALKHEKYTSHLQMGIQSTESKQQNLQEEKSKLERSERKSLTESPVPRPTPLYGQPSWWGEEDSGNKEAHNEIRRSVWCGCLLTDITKEAPTAEDEFNISVQEISDSQVKSTYPYHREPSYFEIPTKEFHIQPKSPATDLIDIPTKDTNIPLISTPPVVQSHASFTIEFDDCMPGKMKIKDHVTKFSSRQRSKQQQQPNNSLIATPTDVLSAESKVADWLVQSDVSMMCRRPPCEDVYSTKSDLAMHIRTLKGHHHEDGTQSDSEDPEMKGQRSKSHHSIQSQTSVQSHQSAQSRKSEPSESVQSQESVSMQKFHHPQSVSPHKHHQGELDECEVHPVQEASSPPKTEVKSIHPEPHSQQAFIIEFFDDNPRKKRSQSFTHNSAHADSYSALKAKLERRKGHGERPVSMHGHVPPTQQITVPLKGLSHGGSQRSSSLKREKTEDSGMSTSLLGTSSRSSPAITIKPFGSVGKKSKLAQEFTVEFLKDTGKTSPPPMSAPPVMMSPSHTLLLSPAEPPGPSSVSYPSSPSQLPALSQSLIPATSPVSVTSQTQARCPVSSASPLRSAGSPVSPFSTLLVSGVENKGPRVTRTEEEDSLSDAGTYTIETESQDKEVEEARSMIDQVFGVLDAPEYSGQTLGVYRPAIDGGKDEQLFLSHSHGMAADVMSTSSQGYGGDQVISLQAHPEVGGPKWVSRWASLADTYSDPGATQGSMGIPSQSGPADRDDSVTSTISQSLDFLESEGSQGSRTRRLLPQVPPGEKLENTTPSILIRHESNIDHEPPEKGSRAPQQQDCTQRLRVQEDVDPDSLSDTSRSDDSSILDRSGRSQVKRGTTLHSPSENVNHSRGLRELPTPTPKPTSFYIGSEDGSCKSDVSKRPVLSQPERDSSPKIPPTTVLIRHLSGHESRRPVKPNSSAPNLQTHNRDVVPTKETSMSFVRQESFTKDRPSDNIQVKKLPHISSHPALRSLDTEEAVRDTFPYPKEAEKSSPEEKLSESSQQSKKGSCPAQEDSLSGDSDVDTASTVSMVSNKNAPVSANKKHTSAGYKRKEKSSSGLQDKARPPTARERLSEKRRNHAPADNTSKAELSRPLQLRRSAGNRGSLDLSDNQHAQQLWHEAAASDHESSSRPNSRKKLTAPLQKEDPNKMTKGSQQVLTRSNSLSAPRPTRASMLRRARLGEASDNEGVETDRASQSSDHSKTPAEGKKLSRLDILAMPRKRTRSFTVPSDNESTSSKHGISNRPTEANSSVRKGASSEVRQASSKGAASSGKHSTTRTRSNQVKHSSTTGSHCRQKDSDNSSTSEEEFETNSKHKRSHASASTQTQTPQKAIQMRLKSLETEEDETQNEHFQNWSTHSAEIARLSQDLAKDLAILAREIHDVAGDGDSQTSSGMGAATSPGSMPNTPASTISTREELVQHIPEASLNYQKVPPGSTSPIDQDSNMNDHDSSRRRPWNREEVILDNLMLNPVSQLSQAIRENTEQLAEKMKALFHNKTEVWDEIEAKINVENEVPILKTSNKEISSILQELRRVQRQLEVINTIVEPGGILKIQPMAPAPGGKTKSASKEFTSPTSANANASTKRGPRGPEGGRYVI
- the cep170bb gene encoding centrosomal protein of 170 kDa protein B isoform X1, producing MSVTSWFLVSSSGTRHRLPREMIFVGREDCELMLQSRSVDKQHAVINYNPATDEHLVKDLGSLNGTFVNDLRIPDQTYITLKLSDIVRFGYDSHVYILERSQHKVPEEALKHEKYTSHLQMGIQSTESKQQNLQEEKSKLERSERKSLTESPVPRPTPLYGQPSWWGEEDSGNKEAHNEIRRSVWCGCLLTDITKEAPTAEDEFNISVQEISDSQVKSTYPYHREPSYFEIPTKEFHIQPKSPATDLIDIPTKDTNIPLISTPPVVQSHASFTIEFDDCMPGKMKIKDHVTKFSSRQRSKQQQQPNNSLIATPTDVLSAESKVADWLVQSDVSMMCRRPPCEDVYSTKSDLAMHIRTLKGHHHEDGTQSDSEDPEMKGQRSKSHHSIQSQTSVQSHQSAQSRKSEPSESVQSQESVSMQKFHHPQSVSPHKHHQGELDECEVHPVQEASSPPKTEVKSIHPEPHSQQAFIIEFFDDNPRKKRSQSFTHNSAHADSYSALKAKLERRKGHGERPVSMHGHVPPTQQITVPLKGLSHGGSQRSSSLKREKTEDSGMSTSLLGTSSRSSPAITIKPFGSVGKKSKLAQEFTVEFLKDTGKTSPPPMSAPPVMMSPSHTLLLSPAEPPGPSSVSYPSSPSQLPALSQSLIPATSPVSVTSQTQARCPVSSASPLRSAGSPVSPFSTLLVSGVENKGPRVTRTEEEDSLSDAGTYTIETESQDKEVEEARSMIDQVFGVLDAPEYSGQTLGVYRPAIDGGKDEQLFLSHSHGMAADVMSTSSQGYGGDQVISLQAHPEVGGPKWVSRWASLADTYSDPGATQGSMGIPSQSGPADRDDSVTSTISQSLDFLESEGSQGSRTRRLLPQVPPGEKLENTTPSILIRHESNIDHEPPEKGSRAPQQQDCTQRLRVQEDVDPDSLSDTSRSDDSSILDRSGRSQVKRGTTLHSPSENVNHSRGLRELPTPTPKPTSFYIGSEDGSCKSDVSKRPVLSQPERDSSPKIPPTTVLIRHLSGHESRRPVKPNSSAPNLQTHNRDVVPTKETSMSFVRQESFTKDRPSDNIQVKKLPHISSHPALRSLDTEEAVRDTFPYPKEAEKSSPEEKLSESSQQSKKGSCPAQEDSLSGDSDVDTASTVSMVSNKNAPVSANKKHTSAGYKRKEKSSSGLQDKARPPTARERLSEKRRNHAPADNTSKAELSRPLQLRRSAGNRGSLDLSDNQHAQQLWHEAAASDHESSSRPNSRKKLTAPLQKEDPNKMTKGSQQVLTRSNSLSAPRPTRASMLRRARLGEASDNEGVETDRASQSSDHSKTPAEGKKLSRLDILAMPRKRTRSFTVPSDNESTSSKHGISNRPTEANSSVRKGASSEVRQASSKGAASSGKHSTTRTRSNQVKHSSTTGSHCRQKDSDNSSTSEEEFETNSKHKRSHASASTQTQTPQKAIQMRLKSLETEEDETQNEHFQNWSTHSAEIARLSQDLAKDLAILAREIHDVAGDGDSQTSSGMGAATSPGSMPNTPASTISTREERPYASLQRFLLPQLVQHIPEASLNYQKVPPGSTSPIDQDSNMNDHDSSRRRPWNREEVILDNLMLNPVSQLSQAIRENTEQLAEKMKALFHNKTEVWDEIEAKINVENEVPILKTSNKEISSILQELRRVQRQLEVINTIVEPGGILKIQPMAPAPGGKTKSASKEFTSPTSANANASTKRGPRGPEGGRYVI